A region of the Lachancea thermotolerans CBS 6340 chromosome E complete sequence genome:
TTTGGgatccttcaaaagtgaTAAGTAGAGTGGACGCACAGTTAAAATGATCAGTTGATTGTACCGCAAGTGCAAATTCGCAGTTGATCGGTTGTCTTTGGCAACTGTAGTGTAGGTCTTGAGTTCAGGTTTTAGGCTAGCCATGAAAATCTCTAAGCGCTTTAGATTGCAAAAcacattttcaacaaagctttccCGAGTTGCACCATAAACTTCCCTCATAACGGAACGGACAAGAAGTGCTAAGTGCGTGTTAGCAATCAAGTACTTCGGATCGAAGCCATCCTCTGTAGACATACTTTCGTCAGGTAGCTCGATGTCTATGTCACATGAATTAAAATGAGGCGGCAGCCCAAGCCTAGATGCCCAAAGTGTGTCCATGAGAAATGCTGTCCaccaaattttttttcttgcttcttgctCAGCTCTTGGGAACTGATGATTGTTAGCTTGCCGGTGTATTCCTTGCGCTACAGCAGTGGATAAGGCAAGGCCGGTATATGCATACACAGAGTTCATCCTATTCAGACCTTGCGAATAAAACgcaatcaaaatcaaagttcTCACGGAATCTAAGTTAGGCTCTTCTATTGGCTCATGAAAGTACTTGAGAGCAGATATGTAGTAACACATGCCTGGGATTTGATTCTTTAGGCCAGCTTCATTCATATATTGCTCTCCGACAGCAAAGGTAATCATGAGGTAAGCAAGCCAGTCGCTATCCTGAGAATTGGGATGTTTGTAGGTTTCATTGAGGCGAGCCTCAAACCccgcttttgaaaacagccCGTACTCTCTTGCAAAGAAATTAAAAACCGTATGGACCATTTCAAGCGCGTAGGCCTTCAGGGGCAGAACCGGAGCCTCGAAGGCTTCTTTTGTGTTAATTACCCTGTCATTTAAGTGTATACGCTTCAAACAATTCCTGCCCTCCTCGGCAGCCATAGAGGTATTATTATTCGTGGCTCTCTCGTCGAATTTTTGTTTAGTCGCATCGCCCAATATACGCCACTGAAGATTGCCGATAAATATTTGACATGAGGGACTACCAGCCACATTAGAGCCTGAAGACTTTCCAGGTGAGTCGGTGCAAATTGTTGGGCCATGATAAAGGGGGTCCAAATCCTCGGCTTCCTCGCTGGGCTCACAAGTCGCGGCTGCAGCTAGACCTTTCAAGCGAGAACATTCTGACTGAAGTTTCTGTAACTTTTGTTCCATTTGGTAGACATCGGTGTCCAGTACAGTTATTTTTCTGGGCTTCACCGGGAAGATACAATTATCTTGGTTTTTGGATAGAACACAAGCTCTGCAGGGCGGCTTTTCCCCCAAGCACTTTACTTTCTGAGCGCTACAACGTTGGCATGCCttctttgatctttttctttccttcgCGACCTTCTCAGGTGGCATAATGGGTTACACTCACTGCCTGCATTTAATATGAATATCAGAGAAAGGATCGACAAATTTAGATAATAAgtttaaaaaatttgaccCCAACGAATCTTCAATGGCACAACATGACTTAAAACAAACTACTTCTGTACCGCGATGGTGACAAAACACAAATTATATATTTCTATTTGTAGGAGAGTGCGATTCgatctcaaagaaaatctCCCTTCGATAAGTACACTTCTAGTTCATAATCTGGCTGCAAAGCAGCATACAAGCTGTCAGGTCCAGAAATCACGTCAAATGCGCTCTTTGCAACGTTATCTGGAATGATATGTTTAAGGGCGGCACTATTGCCAGCGGCCGCGTCtgcaagaagttgagctttGCACATGTTTTCTAGCAATATGAGCAGATATCCTGCCTCATCGACTGTCTTGCCAACGGTCATCAAGCCGTGGTTTTGTAGGAGTATCGCCATTTTATCTCCTAGggcttttgaaactttATCGCCCTCAACCTCATCAAGGCCAACGCCAGAGTAGTCAGCCATAAGGGCATAGTTGTTGTGAACCAGACAACTATCTTGTGACATCATCTCCAATTTCTTCCCAAACACCGAAAAGGTCCTTGCATAAAAGGTATGCGCATGGCAGATTGATGAAATTTCAGGTCTAGCTTTGTGCATCTGAGAATGGATTTTGAACCCTGGTAAGCTGAAGGGTGCTTCACTGCCTCCGATAGCTTCCCCCTTTGCGTTGACATGAACAAGGTCGCGGACAGTTatcattgaaaaatgcaCCCCGACCGGATTGATCCAATAAGAAGTTGGGTCGACTGGATCAACTATAGTGACGTGGCCAGCACATCCTTCATTGTACCCTTTGCGTCCAAATATCCGAAGAACTCCCGCCATATGTTCGAGCATCCAGGCGCGTTTCTCATATAGGTTATTAAAAACTGGAGCTTTTAAGCTCTTACGCGTCGCAGAGTCTAAAACAGGATTTCCGGAAGGCATTTCTTAGAGATATGGTAGGATGAATCTACATGCACGGTGCGAAGTTGCACATAAACGGGTGAAGATGGAAAAAGATTGGACTTTTAAAGAAAACGGCTTTGGAAACAAATTGCTCAACAGCCAGGCGTTTATAGGGAAATTATTATTTGATCGGGTATTTTAAAATTAAGCCTATCGCCATGCTTATCGGAGATTAATGACGCCAACCCGCATGTTAAATACCTCCCGAAAATGTTTGTGGAATCAAGGCTCGTTTCAACACGTGAGAAGTGGCGGAGACATCACGCACTAGATGTAGTTTCTGTAATAGCGGACTTAAAGCTTGATGACAATTCACACTTCACGAGAAAGCACTTGTTAGTAGTTTGGAATTGTAGAGCGACAATCTAGGAAACTGTTCTCTTTTCATGGCGCTTAAATCCGGACTTCAGGATGAAACTTTACACCGACTGGTAAAACCTTTACACGAGGTAACTTTTACATAGTTTGTGAAACAATGATCTGGGATAAGCGGAATTTGTGTATAGTTCTGTCAGATTGTCAGGCTATGGCTGAATTACTGATGTGTTTTAGTGCCAAATTGCGTAATGACACATGAGTAAAACATGATATAAGGCGCGACAACTTATGATCATAATACGAACCCAGAtaaaaactcaaagagaCATCCACAACAATGGCcggagaaagaagctgagcTTAGTAAGTTAAGAAAAATGAGGATTGATGCCACGGGAGCAGTCGCGCCAGATATGCAGTTCTTGCCTCATACTAAAGCTTAAGCCACATCCCAAAATATTGTATTAAATCCGATGGTTTCGTCTGAGGACAGGATTCTAGTCTTTTACTAGAGGATCCACGGGGAGGTAATTACTACTATCATCCGTGAAGCAGCGCACTGGCCTTATTATTGGAGAATTAGCCAAGGATTTTGACAAGCTCTCAATCAACGACTCAGACTCGCCCCAATAAAAAATAATTTTTATTGACAAGTCTTGGCCGTTGGCTGAAAGTCTTccaaattccttggctgGATTTTTCATGATGATTTTATTGATCTATTTCTTGGATGATAGTAGTAGTTATCCCCCCGTGACTTCTCTAGTTCAGGATCACAACTACTTCCTCGACCGAGCCATCGGATTTTATGCAATCACCTAAGGTGTGGCTTAGACTTACAGTGAGACGAGGACAGCGCTAGTGCCACCGCTTTCCATTGTCCCTAGTGATTATCGTCTGGTTTGGATATATGAACGGTCAATGTGGACCTTCTGAGTGCCTTAGGtgggtatccgtcgtatttatgatatgtccatgtgccatatcatttcataccaatatGTCATcatgcaacttggcactatcacacaccaacgacccgatcacaatctgacatCATTTTTGTAATGTCCTATATTCTATCAGACTCGGGAGGCGCACAGGAGTATACAGTGTTGCATGCTAGTATTCTGATTAGATTACGGACAATTGATGCAGAATTGCCGATCTGTAAACCCTTAATGCAATTGGGCGATAACTGAACTTATCACACCGGCTAATCCTTATCATTTGTTGGTATCGTGGTACACGCACGGCACGGATAAGTGAGGTTCTAATCTTTTCCCCACATACGTTAGAGGTTTTTTCGCTGCTAACATGATACCACCCACTATCGCAACTAGAGTTCGCTCAAGCATATCTTCGCGatgccaaaaaaaaaataattgTAGAGATTTGGAGCAATCTCGGGATAAAAAGTGCCTTTGTGTTAGGAAGAGTGAGCTTATGTTATGATTCGTGCTTGCTCCGAACCCGGCAGCTGTCCTTGCCATCAAAGTTGACATGAAGGAAGAGAGAATACAAAAAGAAAGACACGCCGAGTTTAGCATCTCCAAAGTCGATTAAGAAATTTCTGCCGGTAAACCTGAGGACCACACGCAGCCACTCGACGATATACATGGTAATGTAACTGTTACTTCCTTatgtcagattgtgatcgggtcgttggtgtgtgatagtgccaagttgcatgATGACatattggtatgaaatgatatggcacatggacataccataaatacgacggatacccaCCTAAGGCACTCAGAAGGTCCAAATtgaccgttcatagtccgGATCAGACCGTggtggcttggagaaggtaaTGAGTGGTGCCATCAGTACAATTATCACCTTACGattaagactcagccacgtcccagaaattttgtataaatccggatgatttctttggtttgcaagacataGATCTTagactgaagaaagaacggggagatatttagtaccatcatccacgaagtagtttacttagatcataatggaaaccctagccaaggaatttgagaccctttcgatcaatgacccagactcgcctcaataGAATTCAACAATCTCTCAACGGATGACTCAGACTCGCATCAGTATATCCGACACTAGCCAACAAACTTGGCAACCACTCAACCAACAACCCGGACTCACACCGGTTGTTGTAGTTGTGAAGTTAAGCGCATAAACTCACAACCCTTGAATTATTTACTTTTCTGATACTTGTACCCAGTGTATAAATTTCTTTGAGGAATAGTGCTACAATCTTTCTGCCCTTAATGTATCATGATTAATCACGGCTCCTAAGAGGACCTCTAAGCCACTTTCAACATCCTCAGGCGAAGTGTGCTCACGATAATTGTGGGAAAGGCcgtcttttgaaggaacaAAAATCATTGAAGTTGGTACGCGAGTAGAAACCTGGCAAGAATCGTGCCCTGCACCCGATTGCATGTTCTTCACTGCTATCTCCCTGAATAAAGACAAAGCAGATTTTGAAACGCACTTCACGCATGCAGGATTGAAATTTACAACAGGCGTGTAAGCCAAGCGCTCGGACTTGTAAGACATCTCCTCGGACTCCACAAGCTGACTAAAGGAcgcttttgcttcttccaacattttgaaaagtgttTCGTCAAAGTCATGTCTATAATCTAGAGTGAAAGATGCCTCAGAAGGTATGATATTTGCCGAATAAGGCCTGACGTCGATCATGCCACAAGTAAAAAGCCCTCCGAATTTGCGCGCAACCTCTTCAGCTTTGATGATCATTCTTAGTGCAACGTTAAGTGCATCTTTTCTCAATCTCCATGGTGTAGTGCCTGCATGGGCACCGATCCCAAAGACAGTGAATTTTTCCCAGTAACAGGCTTGGACTCCAGTAACAACaccaatttttttttcttcgtcctcCAGTACTGGCCCCTGCTCTATGTGAAGCTCATAATGAGCATCAATTCCATTTTCGAGATATGACGCCGGCGCATCACCTAAGTAACCAATATTGAGTAATGAGTCACGTACTGACTCCCTTTTCACATCTGTAACGGATAGCATACCATAAGCTTCTTCTAGGTCTAAAGTCCCAGCCCATACGCTGGAACCCATACAATAACGCGTAAAGCgagctccttcttcattgaaCCAAACGATAACGCAAACATCATAATGAGGAACAAAGTCGTTTTCCTTGAAGGTCCTCAGAACCTCCAAGCCCGCAAGCACACCTAAGATTCCGTCGTATTTACCAGCCTGAGGCTGTGTGTCCAAATGTGACCCAATAGCGGTAGGTTTACCCTTTTCTCTACCACGAAAAATTGCAAAAATATTGCCTATCTGATCAACTTTAATATCGCAACCCAACGAGCGGCATTCTCTTACAAACCAATTTCTCATGGCACCATCCGCGCTAGTACCAGCTAGCCTTCGCATCCCAAATTCGTGAGGTTTGTTTCCCCATCGCTCAACACCACCAAAGCGCTCCCCTGTGTCAATTATAGTTTGATTAAGGCGTcctttttttattttcagaGAATGGCACTTAGATTGGTTTCTCATTTAGGACTACTCACAGTGTTTTCGGCTTTCTCTCCAAAAACACAACTTTTTGGAATACAGTCCATAATTTTCTCCGGTTTTTAAGTATACCATAAAAATATAGATCGGCATTTTCGTGACTTTTCCGATCTCAAGTACTATCTGTGTGGAGTGATGATTATAATCAAGGGTCAAATACGCAACTGTAAACGAGTCACGATCCCCGTCCTGAATCCAGCCGGTTTTGATGATGATTGGAAATGACAAATACTACCACGAATCCAGAAAATAGTTCTGGAAGCTAAATAACAACAACAATAAAGGCTGTTTCATTTGCCAAGCCCCCTATTTACATGTATCTCAAGTAGCTAACGAGCCCACGTTACCATTATCGTTGTCTGACAGTCGTTCGTACAAACGTATCTCGCTATCATAGTCACTCTGGTTAGGCTTGATCAATGAGGAACCTGGataattgaaaaaaacaacaagtCGTCGGACAATCCAATCCCTAGCACTTCCGAAAATCCAGACCCACCGTCTGCCCCCAGCCTGCAGGAAGACCATGTAGGAACTAGCCCTGACGCTATGAATGCTGGGTCTATACTCCTTCGCAGGACCCAAAATTTAGCTGGTACAGGATCACAAATTTCAATGAAACAAAATGAGCTAGCTATTCTTGGAGTACTTTTACTCTATAATCATCACTGAAAATTTATCAACGATAAGGGATCCTAAGCGCGCTGATATGAAAATAGCGAAAGCTATTCAAgaactcatcaaaaacaagaagtaCAAGCCTTTGGAGGATGGAAGACACTACGAGTTTGAGTGGAACAACAACTCGACATTttactttttgaagtactgAAATGAAATAGGGCCTTTCTTGGGCTATGAGAGCTTGAAATCGAATTCTTTAAGGAAACTTGGGCAGAGTAACTTAATATCGCTCAAATGGAGTTGCATATGGTTTAACCTTTTGATGTCAATagagtttgaaaaccatGTTATTTCTACAGAAGGACAACTAAAAAGCAGGTTCAAATACTTGCTGGAATGCGCTTAcctcaaattttttaaagTCACTACAGGAGATGAGAGAAATCCATTCGCGTTTACAGGTGATGACAAAGTGGACAACATGCTTGAAAGCCTTGCGAGGCTAAAAAATGATGCAGAAACGCGGAGGtcagaaattcaaaaactaGAAGTCGAgcgtcaaagaaacagaaagaatATTGGTCAAGCTGTATGTGATTACAGTATGCCTATTGTGGAAGAAAATCTGGACGCCTCTGAGTCTGAAAGTTCTTTATCTGCGATAGATGATGTAAACAAGCCTAATCGCAgaacaatcaaaagaaaacgTGTACTGGAGCCGCCATGGAATCTGCCTCTTTTAAACCATATCAGAAACTCGCTGCCCGACACATCATTGATGGCTGATCAACTCAATCTAGGTCTTACAAATTCGATTgctcaagctgctgaagatAGGAAGAGAAAAGACCGTGAGCTGGATACTCAACAAGAGCGACTGGAGCTGGATACTCAACAAGAGCGACTGGAGCTAGAACTCCAACGCCAAAAGATGGATATGAAACGCCAAGAAGTGGATCTCAAACTCCAAGagatgaagctcaaaagccaagaagcccaGAAGTTGATACAGTTATTGGAATTAGCCGGCAAATCAGATGGGGTGGAGCGGCTTTGTCCCCGTTTAACCTTCCTACTACAGGAAAAGCTGGATTCGTTATTTAAAAGTTAACTTGGTCATCTGCCACAACTTTTTCTGTCATTTTTCTGAGAGTTGAATAATTTGCTTGGCTTTTCGACCTATACAATCAAGTCCTCTAGCCTGCTAAAGTTCAAAGTTTCATACAGCCTGGAATAAAAAACTCCATCTCTTTCGGGATTAATGAGCATTCtatcaaaaaacttgggAAACTTTAATCTGCTCAtgtattcttcaaaactggGCGGACTGACATTGAAATAATGAGATTCTTGCGAAGCCTCGAGGCAATGTTTAACATTGGTCAAGAAAACCGCGATTGGGAAGTAAGCACTGCGTCCCCTAACTCCTCCTACTTTCAGTCTCCCGTGGGCGCTAAAAATCCGAAAAATATGTTTACTGCCCCGAAAAACCACTTGATAGACACCCTAGGGGTCGAAAGAATTTTGTTCActcttttttgatgatctgTCAGACGCTGTCCCTTATACCCTAATGTTAAAATGTCAGATGAACGATAGGCTGGGTCGCCATAAATTCTGTACTGAACGTTCCCTACTCTCAGCGCTTGCCTCGGCCTGCTATTCGAGTCACTGTGCATAAGCATGAAGGAATCATGTTGGCTGCCGGCGCACGGGCCTGCCAAATATATGCACAGTCCATCAGAAGTGGTTGTTGCTTGATATTTCATAATATGCGACATTTATGTCCGCTAAAGAACAGGATTCTGCAAtctgttgtttttgttgggGCCGCCGTGAGAACGGGCAGTCTCAATATGTGTATCATCTATGAAGCCAATGATTCTTGAGCCAGGATCtgattttcttgttgaggcCCCCATTTGGCTGAATCCTGCGAGAGGCTCAGAGAGCCAAGGTGCATTCGTTACCAATAGTGCCGGTTGGGCCAGGTGTAATAGGTAGCAAGTTAAAGCGGacacaatttttgaaattgtcgTTATTTCTCTGCCACAGATTCGAGCTAGCACGCTGTAAGTACAGCCACTCCTTAATCGGACTatgaaaatgaagactCTGAAGGTGTTGAGGCAAATTTAGTAATGTTGGAGGGgattttcaaagattccaCAATGCGATCAAGCTGACTCTTATGGAATCCTGTAAGCCTTCTGAAGCACGGATCAGTGTATTTCAGTTCAAAATTCCAACCCCTTTCACAAAAGCAGTTATAATGGAAGTTCTTCCCTCGGGCTCGAGCATTCctaaatttttcattttgaagtctCTCGAAGTATGGTTGCCTTACTGTCTCCTCTAGCCCCAACCTCTGtaaaaaaaaggccaaTAGATCTTCTAGTGTTACGAGTGCTGCTTGCAGAAATAGCGAAGGAATTCGGCCACCTATCGACCAACGGGCCCAGACTCGTCTCAATATAAAGTAACCTCGAATGGGTAACTTGTGTAAAATCCCTCACTAAACCTTCATAATCAATATTGCCATGATATTGGGCTTACTGCCCGCACCTCCCAAAGGCAATAGCCCGAAGAAATTGACATATTTAGCGCTAGAAGAGAACTTTAGAGACAGGAGCTGCATATCAAAAGGTTTACCACCGTAAAAAAGGCGCTCGGTTAAGTTAGGTCGGTTACCGCACGCTTGTTTCCTTGATGGTTGATGTGTAATAcgcaattttgaaataaagAGATAGCTGTTTAGCCTACAGTTCCAGCCATCACTCTGCCTGATTATGCATGCTGAGCTTTGTACCTGAAGCTCTATACAAAGACAGTTTTTACGCCCCTCGAAATCCGAAGAGCCCACTGCGTCTAGTTATATTACAGTCGCACGTGATGACGCCGGTCAACGTGTATCCATAGCGAAGCCTTAGGCCCACACGAGCATACCCTGGCAAATGCTGTATAGCACCCGCTATAGTTCTAAACTTCTCATCTACTTGAAGATGCTTATTTCGGTCGCTCACAGGtagaacttcttcttttccttgtcCATGTCAGCGGTATGCTCCCACTCGGTTTCCTCCTTGATGCCATGCTGTAGGCGCAGCAACTTCATGGTAAACTGAGGTCCAAGCTCCTGAAGCCCAACCTTCTCTTCGTTCCTGAACACATAACGGTGTCTGCGGAAGAAGATGTAATCGCGCTGGTTGTGTAGCGTGATAACCTGTCTACCCTCAAAGTCCGGATTTTTGGGGAATATCGACTGGAACAGTCTACCCACAGTGTTACCCAGTCTGGTTTGGAAGTTGTTTAGGATGAGTTCAGGAATATGGCTGGTGGCCCTACCATGGCCTACGATTTTCTGCACATCCACGTAGGAGCTAATCTTGAAGTAGAACGAGGGGCCCTCTGGCAAATGGATAAAAGTAAGCCCAGTgactttcttcttgtcctcgTTTATTATAACGAGGTCTGTGTAGTTTCGGTTGGAGCAGAATTCCACAATCTCTTTGAGTTTGTATCCAAACTTGCGCTTCACAAAAGTAACATTGGGTAAGATTTCGATAAGAACGTTCGCGAATTCAtacgccttcttcttggcgttCACGTTGGTTGTTAGGAGTATTTTTGGAGGCTCCGTGccgttgttgaaga
Encoded here:
- a CDS encoding KLTH0E03256p (weakly similar to uniprot|P39529 Saccharomyces cerevisiae YJL206C Hypothetical ORF) → MPPEKVAKERKRSKKACQRCSAQKVKCLGEKPPCRACVLSKNQDNCIFPVKPRKITVLDTDVYQMEQKLQKLQSECSRLKGLAAAATCEPSEEAEDLDPLYHGPTICTDSPGKSSGSNVAGSPSCQIFIGNLQWRILGDATKQKFDERATNNNTSMAAEEGRNCLKRIHLNDRVINTKEAFEAPVLPLKAYALEMVHTVFNFFAREYGLFSKAGFEARLNETYKHPNSQDSDWLAYLMITFAVGEQYMNEAGLKNQIPGMCYYISALKYFHEPIEEPNLDSVRTLILIAFYSQGLNRMNSVYAYTGLALSTAVAQGIHRQANNHQFPRAEQEARKKIWWTAFLMDTLWASRLGLPPHFNSCDIDIELPDESMSTEDGFDPKYLIANTHLALLVRSVMREVYGATRESFVENVFCNLKRLEIFMASLKPELKTYTTVAKDNRSTANLHLRYNQLIILTVRPLYLSLLKDPKKRTEEIDRAIIKCTEAAAANVGILCTLFESKCFSAFGFLEAQCCFSSILILIMAVLDGHSFSELPVAVSLNSFMSNIGNITAIDNHCRLRTLIEVLPRSQNHSTTATAKSSVQSSAKPNSKTTPPAETNSRIKSTVTEFSNKFHVQDTCSTATCQSGKWPLDPELEFLGNLDECSNGFEQLTPETASNISSNLGKWDSFISKRS
- a CDS encoding KLTH0E03278p (conserved hypothetical protein), coding for MPSGNPVLDSATRKSLKAPVFNNLYEKRAWMLEHMAGVLRIFGRKGYNEGCAGHVTIVDPVDPTSYWINPVGVHFSMITVRDLVHVNAKGEAIGGSEAPFSLPGFKIHSQMHKARPEISSICHAHTFYARTFSVFGKKLEMMSQDSCLVHNNYALMADYSGVGLDEVEGDKVSKALGDKMAILLQNHGLMTVGKTVDEAGYLLILLENMCKAQLLADAAAGNSAALKHIIPDNVAKSAFDVISGPDSLYAALQPDYELEVYLSKGDFL
- a CDS encoding M20 family metallo-hydrolase (conserved hypothetical protein); amino-acid sequence: MRNQSKCHSLKIKKGRLNQTIIDTGERFGGVERWGNKPHEFGMRRLAGTSADGAMRNWFVRECRSLGCDIKVDQIGNIFAIFRGREKGKPTAIGSHLDTQPQAGKYDGILGVLAGLEVLRTFKENDFVPHYDVCVIVWFNEEGARFTRYCMGSSVWAGTLDLEEAYGMLSVTDVKRESVRDSLLNIGYLGDAPASYLENGIDAHYELHIEQGPVLEDEEKKIGVVTGVQACYWEKFTVFGIGAHAGTTPWRLRKDALNVALRMIIKAEEVARKFGGLFTCGMIDVRPYSANIIPSEASFTLDYRHDFDETLFKMLEEAKASFSQLVESEEMSYKSERLAYTPVVNFNPACVKCVSKSALSLFREIAVKNMQSGAGHDSCQVSTRVPTSMIFVPSKDGLSHNYREHTSPEDVESGLEVLLGAVINHDTLRAERL
- a CDS encoding KLTH0E03366p (conserved hypothetical protein); translated protein: MSIEFENHVISTEGQLKSRFKYLLECAYLKFFKVTTGDERNPFAFTGDDKVDNMLESLARLKNDAETRRSEIQKLEVERQRNRKNIGQAVCDYSMPIVEENLDASESESSLSAIDDVNKPNRRTIKRKRVLEPPWNLPLLNHIRNSLPDTSLMADQLNLGLTNSIAQAAEDRKRKDRELDTQQERLELDTQQERLELELQRQKMDMKRQEVDLKLQEMKLKSQEAQKLIQLLELAGKSDGVERLCPRLTFLLQEKLDSLFKS
- the RPF1 gene encoding rRNA-binding ribosome biosynthesis protein RPF1 (highly similar to uniprot|P38805 Saccharomyces cerevisiae YHR088W RPF1 Nucleolar protein involved in the assembly of the large ribosomal subunit contains a sigma(70)-like motif which is thought to bind RNA), yielding MAPDELRIRNKMKRQELFAEVKDQKNKERHKMRKQRAKEERENPELKEKRLKENVTNTIDSLRVYDETIHQEVEGDEADFAQFFNNGTEPPKILLTTNVNAKKKAYEFANVLIEILPNVTFVKRKFGYKLKEIVEFCSNRNYTDLVIINEDKKKVTGLTFIHLPEGPSFYFKISSYVDVQKIVGHGRATSHIPELILNNFQTRLGNTVGRLFQSIFPKNPDFEGRQVITLHNQRDYIFFRRHRYVFRNEEKVGLQELGPQFTMKLLRLQHGIKEETEWEHTADMDKEKKKFYL